A genomic stretch from Sceloporus undulatus isolate JIND9_A2432 ecotype Alabama chromosome 5, SceUnd_v1.1, whole genome shotgun sequence includes:
- the SELENOO gene encoding protein adenylyltransferase SelO, mitochondrial encodes MAAATEAVRALLRNRRCVSAVASRSFDKMAAGPSRSPSAPPCEAGEAPKWLGALRFDNRALRALPLDPSEENVPRPVPGACFSRVRPTPVIHPRLVAMSLPALSLLGLREPEAEEEKEEAALYFSGNRLLPGADPAAHCYCGHQFGSFAGQLGDGAAIYLGEVLSPRGERWELQLKGAGLTPFSRQADGRKVLRSSIREFLCSEAMFHLGIPTTRAGTCVTSDSEVVRDVFYDGNPKKEKCTIVLRIAPTFIRFGSFEIFKPADEYTGRKGPSVNRNDIRIQMLDYVISTFYPEILEMHSDNNVQRNAAFFREVTRRTARMVAEWQCVGFCHGVLNTDNMSIVGLTIDYGPFGFMDRYDPEHICNGSDNTGRYAYNKQPDICKWNLGKLAEALVPELPMEISAPILEEEYDAEFEKHYLQIMRKKLGFIQLQLDDDDKLVSDFLETMHVTGADFTNTFRLLSSFPTDSDPLKVEDFLDKISKQCASLEELKVAYRPQMDPRQLSMMLMLAQSNPQLFALIGTKSNINKELERIEQFSKLQQLTTSDLLSRNKGHWKDWLQKYRARLEKEMENVSSVDSWHAEHVKIMNSNNPKYILRNYIAQNAIEAAENGDFTEVEKVLKLLEKPYEDTECYSEVTGETEEEDAVGADAAAACSSTMRRGVPYSSKPPLWASGLCVTUSS; translated from the exons ATGGCGGCGGCGACGGAGGCCGTGAGGGCTCTGCTTAGGAACAGACGCTGCGTCTCCGCAGTGGCTTCGCGTTCCTttgacaaaatggcggccggccCGAGCCGGAGCCCTTCTGCTCCTCCTTGCGAGGCGGGCGAGGCTCCGAAGTGGCTGGGGGCGCTCCGCTTCGACAACCGGGCGCTGAGGGCGCTGCCCCTGGACCCGAGCGAGGAGAACGTGCCGCGGCCGGTGCCCGGCGCCTGTTTCTCTCGGGTGCGTCCGACGCCGGTGATCCACCCTCGGCTGGTGGCCATGTCCCTGCCTGCGCTGTCCCTGCTGGGCCTGAGGGAgccggaggcggaggaggagaaggaggaggcggcgCTCTACTTCAGCGGGAACCGGCTCCTGCCCGGCGCCGACCCCGCCGCCCACTGCTACTGCGGGCACCAGTTCGGGAGCTTCGCCGGGCAGCTGGGCGACGGCGCCGCCATCTACCTGGGAGAAGTGCTCAGCCCCCGCGGAGAGCGATGGGAGCTCCAGCTCAAGGGCGCCGGGCTCACTCCCTTCTCccg ACAGGCAGACGGCCGTAAAGTTTTGCGATCGAGCATAAGAGAATTCCTTTGCAGCGAAGCCATGTTTCACCTTGGGATACCCACAACCAGAGCCGGGACCTGTGTAACGTCCGATTCAGAAGTTGTCCGGGACGTTTTTTATGATGGAaatccaaagaaagaaaagtgtacAATTGTCCTGAGAATAGCTCCAACCTTTATTAG gTTTGGATCATTTGAGATTTTTAAACCTGCCGATGAATATACAGGACGTAAAGGACCCAGCGTCAATAGAAATGACATCCGAATACAAATGCTTGATTATGTGATCAGTACTTTTTATCCAGAGATTCTGGAAATGCACTCAGATAATAATGTTCAGAGGAATGCGGCTTTCTTCCGGGAG GTAACAAGACGGACAGCAAGGATGGTTGCTGAGTGGCAGTGTGTTGGATTTTGCCATGGTGTGCTCAACACTGATAATATGAGCATAGTCGGACTCACAATTGACTATGGACCTTTTGGATTTATGGACAG ATACGATCCTGAACATATTTGCAATGGATCTGACAACACAGGACGCTATGCTTATAATAAACAACCAGACATTTGTAAATGGAATCTAGGCAAACTTGCTGAAGCCCTAGTCCCAGAACTTCCAATGGAGATCAGTGCACCCATTCTGGAAGAAGAATATGATGCAGAATTTGAGAAACATTATTTGCAGATTATGAGAAAGAAGCTAGGATTCATTCAGCTTCagttagatgatgatgataaattggTTTCTGACTTCTTAGAAACTATGCATGTTACAG GTGCAGATTTTACAAATACTTTCCGCTTGCTGAGTTCTTTCCCAACAGACTCAGATCCTTTAAAAGTAGAAGACTTCTTAGATaagatttcaaaacaatgtgcatcTTTAGAAGAACTTAAAGTTGCTTACAGACCTCAGATGGATCCCAG aCAACTTTCAATGATGCTGATGTTAGCACAGTCTAATCCACAACTATTTGCTTTAATTGGAACAAAATCcaatataaataaagaattgGAACGCATAGAACAGTTCTCTAAACtgcagcagttaacaacatctgACTTACTAAGTAGAAATAAAGGACACTGGAAAGACTGGTTGCAGAAATACAG AGCTCGgctagaaaaagaaatggaaaatgttaGCAGTGTTGATAGCTGGCATGCCGAACATGTGAAAATTATGAATTCAAACaatccaaaatatattttgagaAACTACATTGCTCAAAATGCAATAGAGGCAGCAGAAAATGGTGACTTCACGGAG gTTGAGAAAGTCTTGAAACTCTTAGAAAAGCCATATGAAGATACAGAATGTTACAGTGAGGTAACTGGAGAAACTGAAGAAGAAGATGCTGTTGgtgctgatgctgctgctgcctgcAGTTCAACAATGCGGAGAGGAGTGCCATATAGCAGTAAACCTCCACTCTGGGCTTCAGGACTCTGTGTTACATGATCATCGTAA
- the LOC121931152 gene encoding uncharacterized protein LOC121931152 isoform X1, translated as MEMNNCLAITETSEARSASSQNESQKVFGEPGDVIEVFKQDGNHLVVNIGDGSGVYLTISRDSKKALVKNEPLHTLVGDSPYLTIEMDDKTHRHKPVQQIIIDAKAMIGEEIDYCDFSNTSKNFITTLLFEIIDNKKVVPKAGDLIEIPRRVKIPYCVYQHWALYVSHGFVVHLASTGPGHLGKEKSVVKKELLLDVVGNDKFQINNLSDKTYTPKPAQEIVRCALEKVGDKIDYHLIKRNCEHFVNEVRYGIPFSKQSHPLCSLFFPTTNF; from the exons ATGGAGATGAACAATTGCCTTGCAATTACGGAGACCTCAGAGGCAAGAAGTGCTTCATCTCAAAATGAATCTCAGAAG GTGTTTGGAGAACCTGGAGATGTTATTGAGGTTTTCAAGCAAGATGGCAACCATTTGGTTGTCAACATAGGTGATGGATCGGGAGTTTACCTGACAATCTCAA GGGACTCAAAAAAGGCTTTGGTGAAAAATGAACCTCTTCACACATTAGTGGGAGATAGCCCATACCTTACCATAGAGATGGATGACAAGACCCACAGGCACAAACCTGTACAACAGATCATCATTGATGCAAAGGCAATGATAGGGGAGGAGATAGACTACTGTGACTTCAGTAACACTAGCAAGAATTTTATCACAACTCTGCTGTTTGAAATTATAGATAACAAAAAG GTGGTACCAAAAGCTGGAGACCTGATTGAAATTCCACGTCGTGTTAAAATTCCATATTGTGTTTATCAGCACTGGGCTCTATACGTATCCCATGGATTTGTAGTCCACTTAGCTTCAACAG gaCCAGGGCACTtgggaaaagaaaaatctgtGGTGAAGAAAGAACTACTGTTGGATGTAGTAGGAAATGACAAGTTTCAAATCAATAACTTGAGTGACAAAACCTACACACCCAAACCTGCACAAGAAATAGTTAGATGTGCACTTGAAAAGGTTGGAGACAAAATAGACTATCATTTGATAAAAAGGAACTGTGAACATTTTGTCAATGAAGTGCGTTATGGAATTCCATTCAGTAAACAATCACATCCACTCTGTTCATTATTCTTCCCaacaacaaatttttaa
- the LOC121931152 gene encoding uncharacterized protein LOC121931152 isoform X2, with the protein MEMNNCLAITETSEARSASSQNESQKVFGEPGDVIEVFKQDGNHLVVNIGDGSGVYLTISRDSKKALVKNEPLHTLVGDSPYLTIEMDDKTHRHKPVQQIIIDAKAMIGEEIDYCDFSNTSKNFITTLLFEIIDNKKVVPKAGDLIEIPRRVKIPYCVYQHWALYVSHGFVVHLASTGHLGKEKSVVKKELLLDVVGNDKFQINNLSDKTYTPKPAQEIVRCALEKVGDKIDYHLIKRNCEHFVNEVRYGIPFSKQSHPLCSLFFPTTNF; encoded by the exons ATGGAGATGAACAATTGCCTTGCAATTACGGAGACCTCAGAGGCAAGAAGTGCTTCATCTCAAAATGAATCTCAGAAG GTGTTTGGAGAACCTGGAGATGTTATTGAGGTTTTCAAGCAAGATGGCAACCATTTGGTTGTCAACATAGGTGATGGATCGGGAGTTTACCTGACAATCTCAA GGGACTCAAAAAAGGCTTTGGTGAAAAATGAACCTCTTCACACATTAGTGGGAGATAGCCCATACCTTACCATAGAGATGGATGACAAGACCCACAGGCACAAACCTGTACAACAGATCATCATTGATGCAAAGGCAATGATAGGGGAGGAGATAGACTACTGTGACTTCAGTAACACTAGCAAGAATTTTATCACAACTCTGCTGTTTGAAATTATAGATAACAAAAAG GTGGTACCAAAAGCTGGAGACCTGATTGAAATTCCACGTCGTGTTAAAATTCCATATTGTGTTTATCAGCACTGGGCTCTATACGTATCCCATGGATTTGTAGTCCACTTAGCTTCAACAG GGCACTtgggaaaagaaaaatctgtGGTGAAGAAAGAACTACTGTTGGATGTAGTAGGAAATGACAAGTTTCAAATCAATAACTTGAGTGACAAAACCTACACACCCAAACCTGCACAAGAAATAGTTAGATGTGCACTTGAAAAGGTTGGAGACAAAATAGACTATCATTTGATAAAAAGGAACTGTGAACATTTTGTCAATGAAGTGCGTTATGGAATTCCATTCAGTAAACAATCACATCCACTCTGTTCATTATTCTTCCCaacaacaaatttttaa